A genomic stretch from Thermosipho affectus includes:
- a CDS encoding serine aminopeptidase domain-containing protein, translating into MTIYEYDPNIPLNLKKAKFSDYTLVSFDTTYEPDIPESKRIFVYQYHSKNPWGKIIILHGIGNNHIPYLMWYAKQFSKFGLESYFLIFPYHLNRGKKEWEGGEPFYHHSPAHCVVRFHQAVKDVRRTIDVIEKNDNTDNLFIMGFSFGGMIATLSMALDKRIKAGIIAFSGGNWRWINWYSPYLEKVRTSYKMYSNEWGCFDEVKCVNLRKDSFNKLKKIKTINEIFKLKPTCFHYDPISYAKFIEQPILVFKGLFDKIIPSKASEDLYNLFPNAKKILIPSGHKSSYLFRRIITKKGIDFLKTQNFVEKVR; encoded by the coding sequence ATGACCATATATGAATATGATCCAAATATTCCTTTGAATTTAAAAAAAGCAAAATTTTCAGATTATACTCTCGTTTCATTTGATACAACATATGAACCTGATATTCCAGAATCAAAAAGGATTTTTGTTTATCAATATCATTCAAAAAATCCATGGGGGAAAATAATCATATTACACGGAATCGGAAATAACCACATTCCATACTTAATGTGGTATGCAAAACAATTTTCAAAATTTGGACTTGAATCATACTTTTTGATTTTCCCATATCACCTTAACAGAGGAAAAAAAGAGTGGGAAGGTGGAGAACCATTTTATCATCACTCTCCTGCACACTGTGTTGTAAGATTTCATCAAGCAGTAAAAGATGTAAGAAGAACAATTGATGTAATTGAAAAGAATGACAATACGGATAACCTTTTCATTATGGGATTTAGTTTTGGAGGAATGATTGCTACCCTAAGCATGGCATTAGATAAAAGGATAAAAGCGGGAATAATTGCTTTTTCTGGTGGAAATTGGCGTTGGATAAATTGGTATTCACCATACCTTGAAAAAGTAAGAACAAGTTATAAAATGTATAGCAACGAATGGGGATGCTTTGATGAAGTAAAGTGTGTTAATCTTAGAAAGGATTCTTTTAATAAACTCAAAAAAATAAAAACTATCAATGAAATTTTCAAATTAAAACCTACGTGTTTCCATTATGATCCTATTTCTTACGCTAAATTTATCGAACAACCAATTTTGGTATTTAAAGGATTATTTGACAAAATTATTCCATCAAAAGCATCTGAAGATTTATACAATCTCTTTCCAAATGCAAAAAAAATACTGATACCATCTGGTCATAAATCCTCGTATCTTTTTAGAAGAATAATCACTAAAAAAGGAATAGATTTTTTAAAAACTCAAAATTTTGTCGAAAAAGTTAGATAG
- a CDS encoding potassium channel family protein, producing the protein MNENVGKLLIKQIFLFTVLILIVLITGVLYYHLFEGLPLVDAFFFTAITISTVGYEMPETLSTTGRIFTSILIFMGISVVLYGISSVTAIIVEGKLSDYMKERRNRKMIEKMQNHIIVVGAGKTGQYVIAELIREKESFLIIDKSEENVKRLLEMYSIEVPYIVGDAAEEDILLNAGISKAKALITTLPEDSVNVFVVLSARTLNPSLTIISKVTDVSSIRKLIYAGATTVVAAAEIAGTRMARLTTRPESVNFVDLFAFGNEQYRIEEIKIVKNSVLVNKKISDLDIGKKFKVMVLAVNREGDTIFGPSGDLELRENDALMIMGRKENIDEFKKFSDI; encoded by the coding sequence ATGAATGAGAACGTAGGAAAATTACTCATAAAACAAATTTTTCTTTTTACTGTATTAATATTAATAGTATTAATAACGGGAGTCTTGTATTATCATCTTTTTGAAGGACTCCCGCTTGTTGATGCGTTCTTTTTTACGGCAATAACCATTTCAACGGTTGGCTATGAAATGCCAGAAACACTTTCTACCACTGGAAGAATCTTTACTTCTATTCTAATCTTTATGGGGATTAGTGTTGTTTTATATGGAATATCAAGTGTTACGGCAATTATCGTTGAAGGAAAACTTAGCGATTACATGAAAGAGAGGCGAAACAGAAAAATGATTGAAAAGATGCAAAATCATATTATTGTTGTTGGTGCAGGAAAAACTGGACAATATGTAATTGCAGAATTGATCAGAGAAAAGGAGAGTTTTTTAATAATAGATAAAAGCGAAGAAAATGTAAAGCGTTTATTGGAAATGTATAGTATAGAAGTTCCATATATAGTTGGAGATGCAGCGGAAGAAGATATATTGTTAAATGCTGGGATTTCAAAAGCAAAAGCATTAATAACAACACTTCCAGAAGATTCAGTAAATGTTTTTGTTGTATTAAGTGCAAGAACATTAAACCCAAGTTTGACGATAATTTCCAAAGTTACTGATGTATCGTCAATTAGGAAACTAATATATGCTGGTGCAACTACAGTTGTAGCAGCTGCGGAAATTGCTGGTACTAGAATGGCAAGATTAACTACAAGACCAGAAAGTGTTAACTTTGTTGATTTGTTTGCATTTGGCAATGAACAATATAGAATCGAGGAAATTAAAATAGTGAAAAACAGTGTGTTGGTAAATAAAAAGATATCTGATTTGGATATAGGAAAAAAATTTAAAGTTATGGTATTGGCTGTTAATAGAGAAGGCGATACAATTTTTGGTCCAAGCGGTGATTTGGAGTTACGTGAGAACGACGCTTTGATGATAATGGGAAGAAAAGAAAATATTGACGAATTTAAAAAATTTTCAGACATTTAA
- a CDS encoding bifunctional acetaldehyde-CoA/alcohol dehydrogenase, with the protein MNKAFNGLALEAIRLIFKYLPESYEFGGKAVKAREKMAYASCIADMAFANAFLGLCHSMAHKLGSAFHIPHGLSNALLISHVIKYNATDKPLKQTAFPQYKYPIAKERYARIADYLNLKGKTQDEKVKKLIEAIEELKEKLNIPKAIKDLGISEEEFYARLDQIAEYAFDDQCTPANPRYPLISEIKQLYINAYHGKL; encoded by the coding sequence ATTAATAAAGCTTTTAATGGATTGGCACTTGAAGCAATAAGATTGATATTTAAATACTTACCTGAATCCTATGAATTTGGAGGAAAAGCAGTAAAAGCCCGTGAAAAAATGGCATATGCATCTTGTATAGCTGATATGGCATTTGCAAATGCATTCCTTGGATTATGTCACTCAATGGCGCATAAATTAGGCTCGGCTTTCCATATTCCTCATGGACTTTCCAATGCATTACTTATATCTCATGTTATTAAATATAATGCAACAGATAAACCTTTAAAACAGACGGCATTCCCACAATATAAATATCCTATTGCAAAAGAAAGATATGCTAGAATAGCAGATTATCTAAACTTAAAAGGAAAAACTCAAGATGAAAAGGTAAAAAAATTAATAGAGGCTATTGAGGAATTAAAAGAAAAATTAAATATTCCAAAAGCCATAAAAGATCTTGGTATTTCTGAAGAAGAATTTTATGCAAGATTAGACCAGATAGCAGAATACGCATTTGACGATCAATGTACACCGGCTAATCCAAGATATCCATTAATTTCTGAGATTAAACAATTATACATTAACGCATACCATGGTAAGTTATAA
- a CDS encoding GGDEF domain-containing response regulator has product MEKLLIIDDSKFWRSVSSDFFKDYFDVFTADSGLDGIKKAFEILPDIIITDYNMPDINGIFLSLVLRKYESFENSGIFILTSSDDKINNFWAQKSGANGFYSKAIFNNKEQLSFLVNTLKNGEFYTKKMQNYQTITRDKIFEIVEKRLKEEIYEKEILNLLKYIRDEEYLILRLKDLFSELFSFNSFLTLILSESEARLYSFNTNISKSHARVLMLSYFERPTIPNSWSFYGDFNDNSLKKLKNFEKYLVRYGNKEHALLLFENASYEFKNVLELIGESLGIVFSTINNFKEYLFASQFDSLTGLYNKKVLMHKIEEYIEKYGENTVLAIFDIDNFKSINDTYGHVVGDKVLKKLSEIFLKNTSEEEICARYGGEEFVILFNDFDKALNNIESIYDEINEYNWSEVLNDNRKITISGGVAVYQSGLKITEFINTADELLYKAKRNGKNNYYVFDKYGEGVV; this is encoded by the coding sequence GTGGAGAAATTATTGATTATTGACGATAGTAAATTTTGGCGATCTGTAAGTTCAGATTTTTTTAAGGATTATTTTGATGTGTTTACAGCAGATTCTGGACTTGATGGTATAAAAAAGGCGTTTGAAATTTTGCCGGATATTATCATTACAGATTACAACATGCCAGATATTAATGGTATATTTTTATCGTTGGTATTGAGAAAATATGAATCTTTTGAAAACTCTGGTATTTTTATTTTAACAAGTTCGGATGATAAAATTAATAATTTTTGGGCCCAAAAAAGTGGTGCAAATGGTTTTTATTCCAAAGCTATATTTAACAACAAAGAACAATTATCTTTTCTTGTTAATACTTTAAAAAATGGAGAGTTTTATACAAAAAAGATGCAAAATTATCAAACGATTACCCGTGATAAAATTTTTGAAATAGTAGAGAAAAGGTTAAAAGAAGAGATATATGAAAAAGAAATTCTAAATCTTTTAAAATACATTAGAGATGAAGAATACCTAATTCTAAGACTTAAAGATCTATTTAGCGAATTATTTTCATTTAACTCCTTTCTAACACTTATCCTATCAGAAAGTGAAGCAAGACTTTATAGCTTTAATACAAATATCTCAAAAAGTCATGCAAGAGTGCTGATGTTATCGTATTTTGAACGACCTACTATTCCAAATTCATGGAGTTTTTACGGTGATTTTAATGATAATAGTTTAAAGAAATTAAAGAATTTTGAAAAATATTTGGTTAGGTATGGTAATAAAGAACATGCTTTATTGTTGTTTGAAAATGCAAGTTATGAATTTAAGAATGTTTTGGAATTAATTGGTGAAAGCTTGGGAATTGTTTTTTCTACTATTAACAATTTTAAAGAATACCTTTTTGCTTCTCAATTTGATTCACTTACAGGATTGTACAACAAAAAGGTTTTGATGCATAAAATTGAGGAATATATTGAAAAATATGGTGAAAATACTGTTTTGGCTATTTTTGATATTGATAACTTTAAATCAATAAATGATACGTATGGACATGTTGTTGGAGATAAAGTTTTAAAAAAGTTATCTGAGATATTTTTGAAAAATACTTCTGAAGAAGAAATATGTGCAAGATATGGAGGAGAAGAATTTGTTATTTTATTCAATGATTTTGATAAAGCGTTAAATAACATAGAAAGTATATATGATGAAATTAACGAATATAATTGGAGTGAAGTGTTAAATGACAATAGAAAGATTACTATTAGTGGTGGAGTTGCAGTTTATCAATCTGGTTTGAAAATTACTGAATTTATTAATACTGCAGATGAACTGCTTTATAAAGCCAAAAGAAATGGAAAAAACAATTATTATGTTTTTGATAAATACGGGGAGGGAGTAGTATGA
- a CDS encoding cupin domain-containing protein has translation MIISKPEKVEPIIIDDGKIEKRILIGSKDGAKNFVMRLFRLQPGANTPYHSHDWEHEIFVVKGKIQAVTKNGKFEAEQGSFIFVKPNEEHQFVNIGDEYAEFICIIPYMPNNE, from the coding sequence ATGATAATATCAAAACCAGAAAAAGTAGAGCCTATAATAATAGATGATGGGAAAATTGAGAAAAGAATATTGATTGGTTCAAAGGATGGGGCTAAGAATTTTGTTATGAGACTTTTTAGATTACAGCCGGGTGCAAATACGCCATATCATTCGCATGATTGGGAACATGAAATTTTTGTGGTAAAAGGAAAGATCCAAGCAGTTACAAAAAATGGGAAATTTGAAGCTGAGCAAGGAAGTTTTATTTTTGTTAAACCCAATGAAGAACATCAATTTGTTAACATTGGGGATGAATATGCTGAATTTATATGTATAATCCCTTATATGCCGAACAATGAATGA
- the glnA gene encoding type I glutamate--ammonia ligase — protein MEIKELLSIVEREKINFIDLKVVDIWGKWRHVTLARTNFSEKTFCDGVGFDASNLGYASVENSDMILIPDPKTAFIENVGGEKVLSLICDVYDANTGKPSYHDPRTILKSTLNSIKDIADEVCFGPEYEFHIFEDVRYKISNNEVTVQIDSKEGFWNSEETGEYFIGKKKGYHRIPPFDTLMEVRNKIVSKLLEYGIPVKYHHHEVGTCQVEIELNFVSALKAADYTLLVKYIARQVAKEYGLIVTFMPKPLYDEAGNGMHVHQYLVKDGENIFAGDKLYGLSETALSYIAGLLKHAPSVMAFTNPTTNSYRRLVPGYEAPTNAVFALANRTAAIRIPAYVKDAKKKRIEFRTIDASCNPYLAFSAMILAGIDGIKNKMDPTKEGFGPFEKDLYVENIKPLPYSLTQACQALKNDNDYLKLFPRELIEHWIKLKISEDREIMSIPHPKEFENYFDI, from the coding sequence ATGGAAATAAAAGAATTATTAAGTATTGTAGAACGTGAAAAAATTAATTTTATAGATTTGAAAGTAGTGGATATTTGGGGAAAGTGGAGACATGTAACACTTGCAAGGACAAATTTTTCTGAGAAGACATTTTGTGATGGTGTGGGGTTTGATGCGTCAAATTTGGGATATGCATCTGTAGAAAATAGCGATATGATTTTAATTCCAGATCCAAAAACAGCTTTTATTGAAAATGTTGGAGGAGAAAAAGTTTTAAGTTTAATTTGCGATGTTTATGATGCAAATACTGGGAAACCTTCTTATCATGATCCTAGAACGATTTTAAAATCTACACTTAATAGTATAAAAGATATAGCTGATGAGGTTTGTTTTGGTCCAGAATATGAATTTCATATTTTTGAAGATGTTAGATATAAAATTTCAAATAATGAAGTAACAGTACAAATTGATAGTAAAGAGGGATTTTGGAATTCTGAAGAAACAGGTGAGTATTTTATTGGAAAGAAAAAGGGTTATCATAGAATACCACCATTTGATACGTTGATGGAGGTAAGAAATAAGATAGTATCAAAGTTATTAGAGTATGGTATTCCGGTAAAATATCACCATCATGAAGTAGGAACTTGTCAAGTTGAAATTGAATTGAATTTTGTAAGCGCATTAAAAGCGGCAGATTATACATTGTTAGTAAAATACATTGCAAGACAAGTTGCAAAAGAGTATGGATTAATAGTAACATTTATGCCAAAGCCATTGTATGATGAAGCGGGAAATGGAATGCACGTGCATCAATATTTGGTTAAAGATGGGGAAAACATATTTGCTGGTGATAAATTGTACGGTTTATCGGAAACAGCTTTATCGTACATCGCAGGATTATTGAAGCATGCACCATCTGTTATGGCATTTACCAATCCAACCACAAATTCGTATAGAAGATTAGTGCCTGGTTATGAAGCACCTACCAATGCGGTTTTTGCCCTTGCAAATAGAACAGCAGCGATAAGAATACCCGCATATGTGAAAGATGCTAAAAAGAAAAGAATAGAATTTAGAACTATTGACGCGTCATGTAATCCATATTTAGCGTTTTCTGCCATGATTTTAGCAGGAATAGATGGTATAAAAAATAAGATGGATCCAACAAAAGAAGGATTTGGACCTTTTGAGAAAGATCTATATGTGGAAAATATTAAACCACTTCCATATTCATTGACTCAAGCATGTCAGGCTTTGAAAAATGATAATGATTATCTAAAACTATTTCCAAGGGAACTAATAGAACATTGGATTAAATTAAAAATTTCTGAGGATAGGGAAATAATGTCAATTCCACATCCAAAAGAATTTGAAAATTATTTTGATATATGA
- the jag gene encoding RNA-binding cell elongation regulator Jag/EloR, which translates to MNSLKKLTLTGKSIEEILTIFEENMGIKNGEYDYLVIDKGSSGFFGFLARDAVIEITIKKEYYERRLQEFLKNVIKYFDDRIEISVFSKNNRVFIAKIQGEGIGKIIGKHGKGLGALQHIATIFLNRLSDIKITVIIDAGDYREKRKELIRKIVGSAVEKIRNGAKRIELDPMFSFERRLVHEFLKKYPDVVSHSEGVEPYRYVVIERRHLNDNIKTRKSRAYNNR; encoded by the coding sequence GTGAATAGCTTGAAGAAGTTAACATTGACTGGAAAGAGTATAGAAGAAATTTTGACAATTTTTGAGGAAAATATGGGTATTAAAAATGGAGAATATGATTATTTGGTTATAGATAAGGGTTCAAGTGGTTTTTTTGGCTTTTTAGCAAGAGATGCGGTTATAGAAATTACCATAAAGAAAGAATACTATGAAAGAAGACTACAGGAATTTTTGAAAAATGTGATAAAATACTTTGATGATAGAATAGAAATAAGTGTGTTTTCAAAAAATAACAGAGTGTTTATTGCGAAAATTCAAGGAGAAGGTATTGGAAAGATAATAGGAAAACATGGTAAAGGATTAGGTGCTTTACAGCATATTGCAACAATATTTTTAAACAGACTTTCTGATATAAAAATCACGGTAATTATAGATGCAGGAGATTATAGAGAAAAGAGAAAAGAACTTATTAGAAAAATTGTAGGAAGTGCTGTAGAAAAGATTAGAAATGGTGCAAAAAGGATAGAACTTGATCCAATGTTTTCATTTGAAAGAAGATTAGTACACGAATTTTTGAAGAAATATCCAGATGTTGTATCTCATTCTGAAGGTGTTGAACCTTATAGATATGTGGTAATTGAAAGGAGGCATCTAAATGATAATATCAAAACCAGAAAAAGTAGAGCCTATAATAATAGATGA
- a CDS encoding NAD(P)H-dependent oxidoreductase subunit E codes for MEIEICVGTTCHLMGSSTLIEALNDLSKDIKESLELKYSLCFNTCYEKMKPPIVKIDNEFYQDMTPEKLKDIILNLVKNKK; via the coding sequence ATGGAAATAGAGATCTGTGTTGGAACAACTTGTCATCTTATGGGTTCATCAACATTAATAGAAGCTTTAAATGATCTTTCAAAAGATATTAAAGAATCTTTGGAACTTAAATATAGCCTTTGTTTTAATACTTGTTATGAGAAAATGAAACCACCAATAGTTAAAATAGACAATGAATTTTACCAAGATATGACTCCTGAAAAACTGAAGGATATAATATTAAATTTGGTAAAAAATAAAAAATAA
- a CDS encoding endonuclease/exonuclease/phosphatase family protein, with protein MKKLLFFLLIIFFVIVAYLGGVILFATLFDYRPDKIEEIRVEKNVNNYLDKDVITIFNWNIGYAGLGKEMDFFLDGGKNAVVPKNLVKRYINGVVNVLKKYNSDIYLLQEIDVNSRRTNYINELSYLKSIGKYNIAFAYNYKVLYVPVPFLNPMGKVSAGLATFSKYEIDKALRISLPGEYSWPTKIFQLDRCVLLTRLNRGKKDLVILNIHPSAYDTGVLREKQLRFIMKVASDEYKKGNYVIIGGDWNSEFFEDNKFTFTEKKPFSYIKLPDFFNLDGWSWGVAKNAPTNRSVSFPYKEGENFVTVIDGFYVSPNVEILEVKNLDLNFEYSDHNPVILKVRLK; from the coding sequence ATGAAAAAGCTGCTTTTTTTTCTTTTGATTATATTTTTTGTTATAGTTGCATATTTAGGGGGAGTAATATTGTTTGCAACTTTGTTTGATTATAGACCAGATAAGATTGAAGAAATTAGAGTGGAGAAAAATGTAAATAACTATTTAGATAAAGATGTTATAACTATTTTTAATTGGAATATTGGATATGCAGGTTTAGGGAAAGAGATGGATTTTTTCCTTGACGGAGGAAAAAATGCAGTTGTCCCAAAGAATTTAGTAAAAAGATACATTAATGGTGTTGTAAACGTATTAAAGAAATACAATTCTGATATATATTTGTTGCAAGAAATAGATGTAAATAGTAGAAGAACTAATTATATAAATGAACTAAGTTATTTAAAATCTATTGGAAAGTATAACATAGCGTTTGCATATAATTACAAAGTTTTATATGTTCCAGTACCATTTTTAAATCCTATGGGAAAGGTTTCAGCTGGGCTTGCTACATTTTCAAAATATGAAATTGATAAGGCGTTAAGGATATCATTGCCTGGAGAATATAGCTGGCCGACAAAGATTTTTCAATTAGATAGATGTGTATTGTTAACTAGGTTGAATAGAGGTAAAAAGGATTTGGTAATTTTAAATATTCATCCAAGTGCGTATGATACAGGTGTACTCAGAGAAAAACAACTTAGATTTATCATGAAAGTTGCTAGTGACGAGTACAAAAAGGGGAATTATGTCATTATTGGTGGAGACTGGAACAGTGAGTTTTTTGAAGATAACAAATTTACTTTTACAGAGAAAAAACCTTTTTCATATATAAAGTTACCAGATTTCTTTAATCTAGATGGATGGAGTTGGGGAGTGGCTAAAAATGCACCAACAAATAGATCTGTGAGTTTTCCATATAAGGAAGGCGAAAACTTTGTGACGGTAATTGATGGATTTTATGTGTCGCCTAATGTGGAAATTTTAGAAGTAAAGAACTTGGATTTAAATTTTGAATATTCCGATCACAATCCAGTGATTTTAAAAGTGAGATTAAAGTAG
- a CDS encoding RNase H family protein, with protein MTIYVDGSYSDTYKVASYAFCVVENGEIIDVRKGTKMIKGGNSVVAELLGVVRALKYCKTKGITSVTIVHDYNKIPIFASSCIRTRNGIINDYIRNLVTLKRQLNVSFKKVKAHLNDEFNNMVDKLSRGKLNDYIKNVFPNILKNKLKR; from the coding sequence ATGACCATATATGTAGATGGTTCTTATTCAGATACGTATAAAGTAGCAAGTTATGCTTTTTGTGTTGTTGAGAACGGGGAAATTATAGATGTTAGAAAAGGAACCAAGATGATAAAAGGAGGGAATTCAGTAGTGGCTGAACTGCTGGGCGTAGTAAGAGCTTTGAAATATTGTAAAACAAAAGGTATAACGAGTGTAACAATTGTTCATGATTATAATAAAATACCAATATTTGCGTCTTCTTGTATAAGAACAAGAAATGGAATAATTAATGATTATATAAGGAACTTGGTAACGTTGAAAAGACAATTGAATGTTTCTTTCAAAAAGGTTAAAGCACATTTAAATGATGAATTTAACAATATGGTTGATAAGTTATCACGAGGAAAATTGAATGATTACATAAAAAATGTATTTCCAAATATTCTAAAAAATAAATTAAAAAGATGA
- the pgeF gene encoding peptidoglycan editing factor PgeF, protein MQLGNYVCKEIENLVLCRSCMLHQFKKLFHVVTTRQNMELDFSLGSDSFRILSNILGIELDRMFFAKQVHGNVIKCVGERDIKRGVIYTADGLITDEKRIFLVMRFADCVPIIAYDSVKNVVGIAHSGWKGTLKDIPKKLILSMVKKYNSNPKNIFVSLGPSIGPESFEVGIEVKNMFNNKFGEKYIDVKNGKFFIDLWGIIENELFNIGVRNIEISMVDTIKFNKYFYSYRKEKTKKRFAVIVGLI, encoded by the coding sequence ATGCAACTTGGAAATTATGTTTGCAAAGAGATAGAAAATCTTGTTCTTTGTAGGTCTTGTATGTTGCATCAGTTTAAAAAATTATTTCATGTGGTTACAACTAGACAAAATATGGAATTGGATTTTTCTTTGGGAAGCGATTCTTTTAGAATATTATCAAATATTTTGGGTATAGAACTAGATAGAATGTTTTTTGCAAAACAAGTCCATGGAAATGTTATAAAGTGTGTTGGAGAAAGAGATATAAAAAGAGGAGTAATTTACACTGCAGATGGACTTATAACTGATGAAAAGAGGATTTTTTTGGTTATGCGTTTTGCAGATTGTGTGCCAATTATTGCATATGATTCAGTAAAAAATGTTGTTGGAATTGCACATTCTGGATGGAAAGGCACACTAAAGGATATCCCCAAAAAGTTAATTTTAAGTATGGTTAAGAAATACAATAGTAATCCTAAAAATATATTTGTAAGTTTAGGTCCATCAATAGGTCCAGAAAGTTTCGAAGTTGGAATTGAAGTGAAAAATATGTTTAACAATAAATTTGGTGAAAAATATATAGATGTTAAAAATGGAAAGTTTTTTATAGATCTATGGGGCATAATCGAGAATGAATTGTTTAATATTGGCGTAAGAAATATTGAAATTTCAATGGTAGATACAATAAAATTTAATAAATATTTTTATTCATATAGAAAAGAAAAAACAAAAAAAAGATTTGCAGTAATTGTTGGATTGATTTGA
- a CDS encoding GH1 family beta-glucosidase, producing MRLKRSDFPRWFVFGVATSAYQIEGAVNEDGREHSIWDVFSHINGNIKNNENGDIACDHYHRFEEDISIISELGLDSYRFSIAWPRVVKKDGKKNEKGLDFYNRLVDRLLEKDIIPFVTLYHWDLPYYLYEKGGWLSNDIAYYFRDYAALIFEELGDRVKYWITLNEPWCSSHLGYFMGIHAPGHKNLNEAIKVAHNLLRSHGYAVEAFREIVKDGKIGITNVVTKVEPANEREEDYQFALLVDELINGWFHDPIVFGRYPENAKGFLKRFGIKIYENDMKIISNDIDFFGVNYYTRQLIEYSPENPFMYKQIIGKLPKTEMNWEIYPQGLYDMLKKLYFRYKLPLYITENGMAGPDKLENEIVNDDYRIDYLEQHFKMALKAVNDGVDLRGYFIWTLMDNFEWIEGYSKRFGIIYTDYKTQKRYLKESALWLKEFLSN from the coding sequence ATGAGATTAAAAAGAAGTGATTTTCCAAGATGGTTTGTTTTTGGAGTCGCTACTTCAGCATATCAAATTGAAGGAGCTGTAAATGAAGATGGAAGGGAACATTCGATTTGGGATGTTTTTTCTCATATTAATGGAAATATAAAAAACAACGAAAATGGTGATATAGCCTGTGATCATTACCATAGATTTGAAGAAGATATAAGTATTATATCTGAACTCGGGCTTGATTCATATAGATTTTCCATTGCTTGGCCAAGGGTGGTAAAAAAAGATGGAAAAAAGAATGAAAAAGGCTTAGATTTTTACAATAGGTTAGTTGATAGATTATTAGAAAAAGATATAATTCCATTCGTGACTTTATATCATTGGGATTTACCTTACTATCTATATGAAAAAGGTGGGTGGCTTAGTAATGATATAGCGTATTATTTTAGAGATTATGCGGCGTTAATATTTGAAGAATTAGGAGATAGGGTAAAATATTGGATTACATTAAACGAACCTTGGTGTTCATCACATCTTGGTTATTTTATGGGAATACATGCACCAGGTCATAAAAATTTAAATGAAGCTATTAAAGTTGCACATAATCTTTTGCGTTCGCATGGTTATGCTGTTGAAGCATTTAGAGAAATTGTCAAAGATGGTAAGATAGGTATTACAAACGTTGTAACAAAGGTAGAACCGGCAAATGAGAGAGAGGAAGATTATCAATTTGCACTTTTAGTTGATGAGTTAATAAATGGATGGTTTCATGATCCTATTGTATTTGGAAGATATCCAGAAAATGCAAAGGGATTTTTGAAAAGGTTTGGAATAAAAATATATGAAAATGATATGAAAATAATTTCAAATGATATAGACTTCTTTGGAGTAAATTACTATACGCGTCAATTGATTGAGTATTCACCGGAAAATCCTTTTATGTACAAACAAATAATTGGTAAACTTCCAAAAACGGAAATGAACTGGGAAATTTATCCACAAGGTTTATATGATATGTTGAAGAAACTGTATTTTAGGTATAAATTACCTCTTTATATAACGGAAAATGGAATGGCAGGACCGGACAAATTGGAAAATGAAATTGTAAACGATGACTATAGAATAGATTACTTGGAACAACATTTTAAAATGGCTTTAAAGGCAGTTAATGATGGAGTAGATTTAAGGGGATATTTTATATGGACTTTAATGGATAATTTTGAGTGGATTGAAGGTTATTCAAAAAGGTTTGGAATTATTTATACGGATTATAAAACTCAAAAGAGATATTTAAAAGAGAGTGCATTGTGGTTAAAAGAGTTTTTAAGTAATTAA